A single genomic interval of Microbacterium sp. zg-Y1090 harbors:
- a CDS encoding ThuA domain-containing protein: MTARTALVVRGGWEGHHPVEATDLFLPFLERSGFDVRVEESNEIYADEEVMASTDLILQSVTMSEISREAFAGVKAAVERGTGLAGWHGGIADSYRNSSDYLQLVGGQFATHPSKHPDQCSGDESDNFLPYTVELTDLGREHEIMAGLDDFTLHTEQYWVLHDDLIDVLATTTHPVQPYHPWHRPITSPAVWTRLWGRGRIFVATPGHSLDVLQDDNVRTIIERGLLWASRTESA, encoded by the coding sequence ATGACCGCACGCACCGCACTCGTCGTCCGGGGCGGGTGGGAGGGCCACCACCCGGTCGAGGCCACCGACCTGTTCCTCCCCTTCCTCGAGCGCAGCGGGTTCGACGTGCGGGTCGAAGAATCCAACGAGATCTACGCCGACGAGGAGGTCATGGCATCCACCGATCTGATCCTGCAGTCGGTGACGATGTCCGAGATCTCCCGCGAAGCCTTCGCCGGCGTGAAGGCGGCGGTGGAGCGCGGCACCGGGCTGGCCGGCTGGCACGGTGGCATCGCCGACTCGTATCGCAACAGCTCCGACTACCTGCAGCTCGTCGGCGGCCAGTTCGCGACGCACCCGTCGAAGCATCCGGATCAGTGCTCCGGCGACGAGTCCGACAACTTCCTGCCGTACACCGTCGAACTCACCGACCTCGGCCGTGAGCACGAGATCATGGCGGGGCTCGACGACTTCACCCTGCACACCGAGCAGTACTGGGTGCTGCACGACGACCTCATCGACGTGCTGGCCACCACCACGCACCCGGTGCAGCCCTACCACCCGTGGCACCGGCCGATCACGTCCCCCGCGGTGTGGACCCGGCTGTGGGGTCGGGGGCGCATCTTCGTCGCCACCCCCGGGCACAGCCTGGATGTGCTGCAGGACGACAACGTCCGCACGATCATCGAGAGGGGCCTGCTGTGGGCCAGCCGCACGGAATCGGCATAA
- a CDS encoding Gfo/Idh/MocA family protein produces MGQPHGIGIIGLGVISRQYLDTLAGVDSVRITAVADLDAERAAAVADEIPGCRALTVDELLADPAVDTVINLTIPAAHAEIALAALAAGKGVYGEKPLAATLTQATAMRDAAGDRWLGGAPDTVLGTGIQTARAAVEAGDIGRPVSAAATWVSGGHESWHPHPDFYYRDGGGPLFDMGPYYLTSLVHLLGPVVRVSGASSRTRDTRRIGSGPRAGEIIPVEIDTHVTGVLEHDGGALSTVTFSFDAVGSTAAPIEVHGEEGSLSVPDPNTFAGDVRVRRRGEADWTTLPAAAGYVGAGRGIGVIDHVRDGEGRASGELALHVLEIMTALIDSAHTGERVTLTTTARRPSLVPLTAQEDWRR; encoded by the coding sequence GTGGGCCAGCCGCACGGAATCGGCATAATCGGGCTCGGCGTCATCTCCCGGCAGTACCTCGACACCCTCGCGGGCGTCGACAGCGTGCGCATCACTGCGGTCGCCGATCTGGATGCCGAACGGGCCGCAGCGGTGGCGGACGAGATCCCCGGATGCCGGGCGCTCACCGTCGACGAGCTGCTGGCCGACCCGGCCGTCGACACCGTCATCAATCTCACGATCCCCGCCGCGCACGCCGAGATCGCGCTCGCCGCGCTCGCCGCGGGCAAGGGCGTCTACGGGGAGAAGCCGCTCGCGGCGACGCTCACCCAAGCCACGGCGATGAGGGATGCCGCCGGCGACCGGTGGCTCGGGGGAGCGCCCGACACCGTGCTCGGCACCGGCATCCAGACCGCGCGCGCCGCCGTCGAGGCCGGCGACATCGGCCGCCCCGTCTCGGCGGCGGCGACCTGGGTCTCGGGCGGCCACGAGTCGTGGCATCCGCACCCCGACTTCTACTACCGCGACGGCGGGGGGCCGCTGTTCGACATGGGGCCGTACTACCTCACGTCGCTCGTGCACCTGCTCGGCCCGGTCGTGCGGGTCAGCGGCGCGTCATCGCGCACCCGCGACACGCGCCGGATCGGCTCGGGTCCCCGTGCGGGCGAGATCATCCCCGTGGAGATCGACACCCACGTCACCGGCGTGCTCGAGCACGACGGCGGCGCGCTGTCGACGGTGACCTTCAGCTTCGACGCCGTCGGGTCGACCGCAGCGCCGATCGAGGTGCACGGCGAGGAGGGGTCGCTGAGCGTTCCCGACCCGAACACGTTCGCCGGCGATGTGCGCGTGCGCCGCCGCGGCGAGGCGGACTGGACGACGCTGCCCGCCGCGGCCGGATACGTCGGCGCGGGGCGCGGGATCGGCGTCATCGATCACGTGCGCGACGGCGAGGGGCGCGCGAGCGGTGAACTCGCCCTGCACGTGCTCGAGATCATGACCGCGCTCATCGACTCCGCGCACACCGGTGAGCGCGTCACGCTCACCACGACCGCGCGGCGTCCGTCGCTCGTTCCGCTCACCGCGCAGGAGGACTGGCGCCGCTGA
- a CDS encoding peptide MFS transporter: MSAHEPEQVPVGPPTGPVEVAEGDNGDRDSRFFGQPWALAHIFGVEMWERFSFYGMQGILLIYLYYSATDGGLGLDRAVAAGIVGAYGGSVYLSTILGAWIADRILGSERVLFYSAIVIVAGHVALALIPGFLGVGVGLILIALGSGGLKANATSVVGTLYRKDDPRRDAGFSLFYLGINLGALAGPLLTGLLQSTLGFHWGFGLAAVGMALGLLQYSFGRKSLPAASRRVANPLPRSRYGLVGGIAAAAVVTIVLLVLVGVIRADNLSLIVIITTVAATIAYFVVILSSRHIDAVERSRVWGFMPLFVTSVAFWSLYQQQFTVVTIYADVKLNRDLFGWEMPVPWVQSINPIFIIILSGVFAWLWTKLGTRQPSTPVKFGLGVMIMGAAFLLFLPFAGGGAGSTPLLAMVGILLVFTVAELLLSPVGLSVTTKLAPARFHTQMVALFFLSVALGTAISGLLAEYYDPDNEVPYFSTLGFIAIGVGVLLLVFARPVLRLMKGVR, from the coding sequence ATGAGCGCGCACGAGCCTGAGCAGGTTCCGGTCGGCCCTCCGACGGGGCCGGTCGAGGTCGCCGAAGGCGACAACGGCGACCGCGACAGCCGGTTCTTCGGGCAGCCCTGGGCCCTCGCGCACATCTTCGGTGTGGAGATGTGGGAGCGGTTCAGCTTCTACGGCATGCAGGGCATCCTGCTCATCTACCTGTACTACTCGGCGACCGACGGCGGGCTGGGACTCGACCGCGCCGTGGCGGCGGGCATCGTGGGGGCCTACGGCGGTTCGGTGTACCTCTCGACGATCCTCGGGGCGTGGATCGCCGACCGCATCCTCGGCTCGGAGCGGGTGCTGTTCTACAGCGCGATCGTCATCGTCGCCGGGCACGTGGCCCTCGCCCTGATCCCCGGATTCCTCGGGGTGGGCGTCGGCCTCATTCTCATCGCGCTGGGGTCGGGGGGCCTCAAGGCCAACGCCACGAGCGTGGTGGGAACGCTGTACCGCAAGGACGATCCCCGGCGGGATGCCGGGTTCTCGCTGTTCTACCTCGGCATCAACCTGGGCGCGCTGGCCGGCCCCCTGCTGACCGGGCTGCTGCAGTCGACGCTCGGCTTCCACTGGGGCTTCGGACTCGCCGCCGTCGGCATGGCGCTCGGCCTCCTCCAGTACTCGTTCGGGCGCAAATCCCTGCCCGCCGCGTCCCGACGCGTGGCGAACCCGCTGCCGCGCAGCCGCTACGGGCTCGTCGGCGGCATCGCCGCGGCGGCGGTCGTGACGATCGTCCTGCTGGTGCTCGTCGGGGTGATCCGCGCCGACAACCTCTCCCTCATCGTGATCATCACGACGGTGGCGGCGACGATCGCGTACTTCGTCGTCATCCTCTCGAGCCGGCATATCGACGCCGTCGAGCGCAGCCGGGTGTGGGGGTTCATGCCGCTGTTCGTCACCTCGGTGGCGTTCTGGTCGCTGTACCAGCAGCAGTTCACGGTCGTGACGATCTACGCCGACGTCAAGCTCAACCGCGACCTCTTCGGCTGGGAGATGCCGGTGCCGTGGGTGCAGTCCATCAACCCGATCTTCATCATCATCCTGTCGGGCGTCTTCGCATGGCTGTGGACGAAGCTCGGCACCCGTCAGCCCTCCACCCCGGTGAAGTTCGGCCTGGGCGTGATGATCATGGGCGCGGCGTTCCTGCTGTTCCTCCCCTTCGCGGGCGGCGGGGCGGGGTCGACGCCGCTGCTGGCGATGGTCGGCATCCTGCTGGTGTTCACGGTGGCCGAGCTGCTGCTGTCGCCGGTGGGCCTCTCGGTGACGACGAAGCTCGCGCCCGCGCGCTTCCACACCCAGATGGTCGCGCTGTTCTTCCTGTCGGTGGCGCTGGGCACCGCGATCTCGGGCCTGCTGGCGGAGTACTACGACCCCGACAATGAGGTGCCCTACTTCTCGACCCTCGGCTTCATCGCGATCGGCGTGGGCGTCCTGCTGCTGGTGTTCGCGCGGCCCGTGCTGCGGCTCATGAAGGGCGTGCGCTGA
- a CDS encoding MFS transporter: MPRQGAIVAVLALAGLASSFMFTLVVPIQAKLPELLDASREDTAWVVTATLLAAAVVTPIAGRLGDMYGKRRIVLVLLGVLVLGSVVAALSTEIIGVIVGRALQGAVTGVVPLAISILRDVLHEDRVDAAIALISATMGVGGALGMPLSALVTQYSDWHALFWLAAGLGVAVFVLVVWIVPVSVLRTAGRFDYVGAAGLAVGLTGVLLAVSRGNEWGWTSPAVLACGLGGGAVLLVWGWYELRIAEPLLDLRVAARRPVLLTNIASLAMGFSLFASNVAYPQLLELPAPAGFGLSLLSASLVIAPAGLVMMVLSPYSGRLARTVGPRLLLVLGAIALIVAYGFTLLFSSEVWHILVANLLVGVGIGFGYASMPMLIMRSVPQNETGASNGLNALFRSLGTSVAAAVIGAVLASLSVTQGGTQVPTASAFDVAFVLGGAAAVVALVLALFIPQRPAREPHPSLPR; the protein is encoded by the coding sequence ATGCCCCGCCAGGGAGCGATCGTCGCGGTGCTGGCGCTGGCGGGCCTGGCATCCTCGTTCATGTTCACGCTCGTCGTGCCGATCCAGGCAAAGCTGCCCGAACTGCTCGACGCCAGCCGCGAGGACACCGCGTGGGTGGTCACGGCGACCCTGCTGGCAGCCGCGGTCGTCACCCCCATCGCCGGGCGGCTGGGCGATATGTACGGCAAACGTCGCATCGTGCTGGTGCTGCTGGGCGTGCTGGTGCTCGGCTCGGTCGTCGCCGCGCTGTCCACCGAGATCATCGGGGTCATCGTCGGCCGCGCGCTGCAGGGAGCCGTCACCGGAGTCGTGCCGTTGGCGATCTCGATCCTGCGGGACGTGCTGCACGAAGACCGGGTGGATGCCGCGATCGCGCTGATCAGCGCGACCATGGGCGTGGGCGGCGCTCTCGGCATGCCGCTGAGCGCCCTGGTCACGCAGTACAGCGACTGGCACGCCCTGTTCTGGCTGGCAGCCGGCCTGGGGGTCGCGGTCTTCGTGCTGGTGGTCTGGATCGTGCCGGTGAGCGTGCTGCGCACGGCGGGCCGCTTCGACTACGTCGGCGCGGCGGGACTCGCGGTCGGTCTCACGGGCGTGCTGCTGGCGGTCTCACGGGGGAACGAGTGGGGCTGGACCTCTCCGGCCGTGCTGGCCTGCGGCCTGGGAGGTGGCGCGGTGCTGCTGGTCTGGGGCTGGTACGAGCTGCGCATCGCCGAGCCGCTGCTGGACCTGCGGGTGGCCGCGCGCCGCCCGGTGCTGCTCACCAACATCGCCTCCCTCGCGATGGGGTTCTCCCTGTTCGCCTCGAACGTGGCCTATCCGCAGCTCCTCGAGCTGCCCGCGCCGGCCGGTTTCGGCCTGTCGCTGCTGAGCGCCAGCCTGGTGATCGCGCCCGCGGGCCTGGTGATGATGGTCCTCTCCCCCTACTCGGGACGTTTGGCGCGCACCGTCGGTCCGCGGCTGCTGCTTGTGCTCGGCGCGATCGCGCTCATCGTCGCGTACGGGTTCACGCTGCTGTTCTCCTCCGAGGTGTGGCACATCCTGGTGGCGAACCTGCTGGTCGGCGTCGGGATCGGCTTCGGTTACGCGAGCATGCCGATGCTGATCATGCGCAGCGTGCCGCAGAACGAGACGGGAGCCTCCAACGGGCTCAACGCCCTCTTCCGCTCCCTCGGCACCAGCGTGGCCGCGGCGGTCATCGGCGCGGTCCTGGCGAGCCTGTCGGTCACACAGGGCGGCACGCAGGTGCCGACGGCATCCGCCTTCGACGTCGCGTTCGTGCTGGGCGGCGCCGCCGCAGTGGTGGCCTTGGTACTCGCCCTGTTCATCCCCCAACGCCCTGCGCGCGAACCCCATCCCTCTCTGCCTCGCTGA
- a CDS encoding GNAT family N-acetyltransferase, with amino-acid sequence MADLNSLIAPSGIGIRELETVDEVFTAAQVLSDVWDGDSDAMPPNLLRALAHSGNYAVGIYDGDLMVGASVAFFAAPGERSMHSHVTGLLAGYRGQGLGRLLKQHQRDWAFDRGVGHITWTFDPLIARNAHFNLSVLGARVTEYLVDHYGPMDDGVNRGDETDRLMASWALAAPAPSPAPDAVVATVAVPRDIERLRRETPAEAAAWRLRVREQFAEHTAFGFVVGGFDDTAGYLFVRR; translated from the coding sequence ATGGCCGATCTCAACAGCCTCATCGCCCCCTCCGGGATCGGGATCCGCGAGCTCGAGACCGTGGATGAGGTCTTCACCGCCGCCCAGGTGCTCTCCGACGTCTGGGACGGGGACAGCGACGCGATGCCGCCGAACCTGCTGCGGGCGCTCGCCCACTCCGGCAACTACGCCGTCGGGATCTACGACGGCGACCTCATGGTCGGGGCGTCGGTGGCGTTCTTCGCCGCGCCGGGGGAGCGTTCGATGCACTCGCACGTCACCGGTCTGCTGGCCGGGTACCGCGGCCAGGGGCTCGGCCGGCTGCTCAAGCAGCACCAGCGCGACTGGGCGTTCGACCGCGGCGTTGGGCACATCACGTGGACCTTCGATCCGCTGATCGCCCGCAACGCCCACTTCAACCTCTCCGTGCTGGGCGCGCGCGTCACCGAGTATCTGGTCGACCACTACGGCCCCATGGACGACGGCGTCAACCGCGGCGACGAGACCGACCGGTTGATGGCGTCGTGGGCGCTCGCGGCCCCGGCCCCCTCGCCTGCCCCCGACGCCGTGGTGGCGACGGTCGCCGTGCCGCGCGACATCGAACGGCTGCGCCGGGAGACGCCCGCCGAGGCTGCGGCGTGGCGGCTGCGGGTGCGCGAGCAGTTCGCCGAGCACACCGCTTTCGGCTTCGTTGTCGGCGGCTTCGACGACACGGCGGGGTATCTGTTCGTGCGCAGATGA
- the menC gene encoding o-succinylbenzoate synthase, whose amino-acid sequence MPIATPAASVALEGIELRVLRMPLVSPFTTSFGTETEREVIVVRALTADGDGWGEIVTQQAPLYSSEYTQGAWDVTLRWLGPALLDRGTLAPEEVAGVLQPFKGHRMAKAGLELAVLDASLRAQGRPLGAYLGATRDRVPSGVSVGIQRDPAALVDAVGEYLDAGYVRIKIKIKPGRDVGDTAAVRDAFGTIPLQVDANSAYTLADVDTLVELDRFDLLLIEQPLQEDDLVDHAVLAGRLRTPLCLDESIVSLKAAQDARALGAASVINIKAGRVGGYLEAVAIHDLCRGDDIPVWCGGMLETGIGRAANAALAALPGFTLPGDVSASDRFYPRDIVIDPIVLEDGHVRVPTGPGIGIEIDPVALEDFTVARETLRR is encoded by the coding sequence ATGCCCATCGCCACCCCCGCGGCATCCGTCGCCCTCGAAGGCATCGAGCTGCGCGTGCTGCGGATGCCGCTGGTCTCACCGTTCACCACCTCGTTCGGCACCGAGACCGAGCGCGAGGTGATCGTGGTGAGGGCGCTGACGGCCGACGGCGACGGGTGGGGAGAGATCGTCACCCAGCAGGCGCCGCTGTACTCGAGCGAGTACACGCAGGGTGCGTGGGATGTGACGCTGCGCTGGCTGGGTCCGGCGCTGCTGGACCGGGGCACGCTCGCGCCCGAAGAGGTCGCCGGCGTTCTGCAGCCGTTCAAGGGCCACCGCATGGCCAAGGCGGGGCTGGAGCTGGCCGTGCTCGATGCGAGCCTGCGTGCGCAGGGGCGGCCGCTGGGCGCGTACCTCGGCGCGACGCGCGACCGGGTGCCCAGCGGAGTGTCGGTCGGCATCCAGCGCGACCCCGCCGCGCTCGTCGACGCGGTCGGGGAGTACCTCGACGCCGGCTACGTGCGCATCAAGATCAAGATCAAGCCCGGGCGCGATGTCGGTGACACCGCCGCGGTGCGCGACGCGTTCGGCACGATCCCGCTGCAGGTCGATGCCAACTCCGCCTACACGCTCGCCGACGTGGACACCCTCGTCGAACTCGACCGGTTCGACCTGCTGCTGATCGAGCAGCCGTTGCAGGAAGACGACCTCGTCGACCACGCCGTGCTCGCCGGGCGGCTGCGCACGCCGCTGTGCCTCGATGAATCGATCGTGTCGCTCAAGGCCGCGCAGGACGCGCGCGCGCTGGGTGCGGCATCCGTCATCAACATCAAGGCGGGCCGGGTCGGCGGCTACCTCGAGGCCGTCGCCATCCACGACCTCTGCCGCGGCGACGACATCCCGGTGTGGTGCGGCGGCATGCTCGAGACCGGCATCGGCCGCGCGGCCAACGCGGCGCTCGCGGCGCTTCCCGGGTTCACACTGCCCGGCGACGTGTCCGCGTCCGACCGCTTCTACCCCCGCGACATCGTCATCGACCCGATCGTGCTCGAGGACGGCCACGTGCGCGTGCCCACCGGCCCGGGGATCGGGATCGAGATCGACCCGGTGGCGCTCGAGGACTTCACCGTCGCCCGCGAGACGCTGCGGCGGTAG
- a CDS encoding DUF4870 domain-containing protein, whose amino-acid sequence MPPPPPQPPYGAPYGPTPLSPADEKMWATLIHVGGLFFGFIPALIGYLALRDRGPFIRAHAATALNFQLTVLIAVAVGTVLLFVLIGFFVLIAVGILDLILSIIAAVKAAQGQWYRYPLSITFVR is encoded by the coding sequence ATGCCGCCTCCGCCCCCGCAGCCGCCGTACGGCGCGCCCTACGGGCCCACCCCCCTCAGCCCCGCCGACGAGAAGATGTGGGCCACCCTCATCCACGTGGGCGGCCTCTTCTTCGGCTTCATTCCCGCGCTGATCGGATACCTGGCGCTGCGCGACCGCGGCCCCTTCATCCGCGCCCACGCCGCGACGGCGCTGAACTTCCAGCTCACGGTGCTGATCGCCGTCGCCGTCGGAACGGTTCTGCTGTTCGTGCTGATCGGCTTCTTCGTGCTGATCGCCGTGGGGATCCTCGATCTGATCCTCTCGATCATCGCGGCCGTCAAGGCCGCCCAGGGGCAGTGGTACCGCTACCCGCTGTCGATCACGTTCGTGCGCTGA
- a CDS encoding glycine--tRNA ligase: MAEQSRLDKVIALARHRGFVFQAGEIYGGSRSAWDYGPLGTELKENIRRQWWQTFVRGRGDMVGLDSSIILPKRVWEASGHVATFTDPLVECLQCHKRFRADNLIEDFEARKGRPAANGLADIPCPNCGTKGKYTEPKAFSGLVKTYLGVVDDESGLHFLRPETAQGIFVNFTNVLTASRKKPPFGIGQVGKAFRNEITPGNFIFRTREFEQMEIEFFTPPAEAPEWFDHWVEACWNWFVDLGVNPDNMRRFDVPEEDRAHYSAGTIDVEYRFGFTGKEWGELMGVANRTDYDLGSHSEASGQSLTYFDQATGEKYTPYVIEPSFGLTRAMMAFLVDAYDEEEVPNAKGGVDTRTVLHLDPRLAPVKVAVLPLSRNERLSPLAREVAETLRGRGWNIDFDDAGAIGRRYRRQDEIGTPLCVTVDFDSLDDRAVTVRDRDTMAQERIGLDALEGYLAERLRGA, from the coding sequence GTGGCCGAGCAGTCCCGCCTCGACAAAGTCATCGCCCTCGCCCGTCACCGCGGGTTCGTGTTCCAGGCCGGTGAGATCTACGGCGGATCCCGCTCGGCATGGGACTACGGCCCCCTCGGCACGGAGCTGAAGGAGAACATCCGCCGTCAGTGGTGGCAGACGTTCGTCCGCGGCCGTGGCGACATGGTGGGCCTGGACTCCTCGATCATCCTGCCCAAGCGCGTGTGGGAGGCCTCCGGCCACGTCGCCACCTTCACCGACCCGCTGGTGGAGTGCCTGCAGTGCCACAAGCGGTTCCGCGCCGACAACCTCATCGAGGACTTCGAGGCCCGCAAGGGGCGCCCCGCCGCCAACGGCCTGGCCGACATCCCGTGCCCCAACTGCGGCACCAAGGGCAAGTACACCGAGCCGAAGGCGTTCTCGGGACTGGTGAAGACGTATCTGGGCGTCGTCGACGACGAGTCGGGGCTGCACTTCCTGCGCCCCGAGACCGCCCAGGGCATCTTCGTCAACTTCACCAACGTGCTGACCGCGTCGCGCAAGAAGCCGCCGTTCGGCATCGGTCAGGTGGGCAAGGCCTTCCGCAACGAGATCACCCCCGGCAACTTCATCTTCCGCACCCGCGAGTTCGAGCAGATGGAGATCGAGTTCTTCACCCCGCCCGCCGAGGCGCCGGAGTGGTTCGACCACTGGGTCGAGGCCTGCTGGAACTGGTTCGTGGACCTGGGGGTGAACCCCGACAACATGCGCCGCTTCGACGTGCCCGAGGAGGACCGTGCGCACTACTCCGCCGGCACGATCGACGTGGAGTACCGGTTCGGGTTCACCGGCAAGGAGTGGGGCGAGCTCATGGGCGTCGCCAACCGCACCGACTACGACCTCGGCAGCCACTCCGAGGCATCCGGCCAGTCGCTGACCTACTTCGACCAGGCCACCGGCGAGAAGTACACCCCGTATGTCATCGAGCCGTCGTTCGGCCTGACCCGCGCGATGATGGCGTTCCTCGTCGACGCGTACGACGAGGAAGAGGTGCCCAACGCCAAGGGTGGCGTCGACACCCGCACCGTGCTGCACCTCGACCCCCGTCTGGCGCCGGTCAAGGTGGCCGTGCTGCCGCTGTCGCGCAATGAGCGGCTTTCGCCGCTGGCGCGCGAGGTCGCCGAGACGCTGCGCGGGCGCGGCTGGAACATCGACTTCGACGACGCCGGCGCCATCGGCCGCCGCTACCGCCGCCAGGACGAGATCGGCACCCCGCTGTGCGTGACGGTCGATTTCGACTCGCTCGACGACCGCGCCGTCACGGTGCGCGACCGCGACACGATGGCGCAGGAGCGCATCGGTCTCGACGCGCTGGAGGGGTACCTGGCCGAGCGCCTGCGCGGCGCCTGA
- a CDS encoding beta-glucosidase family protein, with the protein MTDTAPSSAGTASWQDTTRTATERAEALLAQLTVEEKVAQLTGYWFDKRGAGEVVAPMQDTLGAGRPPFEVAARDGLGHLTRVIGTTPAPTEEVVTRLADVQRVLMRDTRLGIPAIAHEECLTGVNALGATVYPAPIAWGASFDAALTQRIGAAIGADLRALGVHQGLSPVLDVVRDYRWGRVEETIGEDPVLVGGVGGAYVRGLEDAGIIATLKHFVGYSASLSGRNHAPVAVGPRELADVLLVPFELAVRDSGVRSVMNSYSDLDGLPVAADRHLLTDLLRGEWGFTGTVVSDYWAVAFLATAHRVARDAAHAGRLALEAGLDVELPNGMCFPPLGEMVRAGDLDVAVVDTAVRRVLRQKAELGLLDAQPAIAGTAVDLDPPANRALAREAAEASVVLLRNEGDLLPLSAQTRRRIAVIGPTADTARALLGCYSYPVHVLPRHPELGLGIDVPTVLDALRAEFPHADIVHERGADFLDADESGIPAAVAAARDADLVILTVGDLPGMFGRGTSGEGCDATDLTLPGGQSALVDAVLAVGTPVVLVTNSGRPYAFDHPASIVPAAVQAFIPGEEGAAAVAGVLSGRVNPGGRLPVQIPRIAGGGQHVYLGAPLTRTIDRISNLPTEPAFPFGHGLSYGSVDIAPGILDAEAIATDGTAALSTVVRNTGTSTTPVVVQLYVSDPVAEVARPVRRLVGFAKATLQPGAAAAIAFTVSPELAAYTGIDLRRRVDAGTLVFSLGRSSEDLVSEHAVEVVGDARHVGAERMIVAPVTVAAD; encoded by the coding sequence GTGACCGACACCGCTCCCTCCTCCGCCGGGACCGCCTCATGGCAGGACACCACCCGCACGGCCACCGAGCGCGCCGAGGCTCTGCTGGCGCAGCTCACCGTCGAGGAGAAGGTCGCTCAGCTCACCGGCTACTGGTTCGACAAGCGCGGCGCCGGCGAGGTGGTCGCGCCGATGCAGGACACCCTCGGCGCAGGGCGCCCGCCGTTCGAGGTCGCCGCGCGCGACGGGCTCGGCCACCTCACGCGGGTGATCGGCACCACCCCCGCACCGACGGAAGAGGTGGTGACGCGCCTGGCCGACGTGCAGCGGGTGCTCATGCGCGACACCCGGCTCGGCATCCCCGCCATCGCCCACGAGGAGTGCCTGACCGGCGTCAACGCGCTCGGCGCCACCGTCTACCCGGCACCCATCGCGTGGGGCGCGTCGTTCGATGCGGCGCTCACGCAGCGCATCGGCGCAGCCATCGGCGCCGACCTGCGCGCACTGGGCGTGCACCAGGGGCTCTCCCCCGTGCTGGACGTGGTGCGCGACTACCGGTGGGGCCGCGTCGAGGAGACGATCGGCGAGGACCCGGTGCTGGTCGGCGGCGTGGGCGGCGCCTATGTGCGCGGGCTGGAGGATGCCGGGATCATCGCGACCCTCAAGCACTTCGTCGGCTATTCGGCCTCATTGTCGGGACGCAACCATGCCCCCGTCGCGGTGGGGCCCCGCGAGCTCGCCGATGTGCTGCTGGTGCCGTTCGAGCTCGCCGTCCGCGACAGCGGCGTGCGGTCGGTGATGAACTCCTACAGCGATCTGGACGGGCTTCCGGTGGCGGCCGACCGGCATCTGCTCACCGACCTGCTGCGCGGGGAATGGGGCTTCACCGGCACCGTCGTGTCGGACTACTGGGCGGTCGCCTTCCTCGCTACTGCGCATCGCGTCGCGCGGGATGCGGCGCACGCCGGCCGCCTCGCACTGGAGGCGGGGCTCGACGTGGAGCTCCCCAACGGCATGTGCTTCCCCCCGCTGGGCGAGATGGTGCGCGCCGGCGACCTCGACGTCGCCGTCGTCGACACCGCGGTGCGGCGCGTCCTGCGGCAGAAGGCCGAGCTCGGACTGCTCGACGCGCAGCCGGCGATCGCGGGCACCGCGGTCGATCTCGATCCGCCCGCCAACCGTGCGCTGGCGCGTGAAGCGGCCGAGGCATCCGTCGTGCTGCTGCGCAACGAGGGCGACCTGCTGCCCCTCTCCGCCCAGACGCGCCGTCGCATCGCCGTCATCGGGCCCACCGCCGACACCGCCCGCGCACTGCTGGGGTGCTACTCCTACCCGGTGCACGTGCTTCCCCGGCATCCGGAGCTCGGGCTCGGCATTGACGTGCCGACCGTGCTGGATGCCCTGCGTGCAGAGTTCCCGCACGCAGACATCGTCCACGAGCGCGGCGCCGACTTCCTCGACGCCGACGAGTCCGGCATCCCCGCCGCCGTGGCCGCCGCCCGCGACGCCGACCTCGTGATCCTCACCGTGGGTGATCTCCCCGGAATGTTCGGCCGCGGCACCTCCGGCGAGGGCTGCGACGCCACCGACCTGACCCTGCCCGGCGGCCAGTCCGCCCTCGTCGATGCCGTCCTGGCGGTCGGCACCCCGGTCGTGCTCGTGACCAACAGCGGCCGGCCGTACGCGTTCGACCACCCGGCGTCGATCGTGCCGGCAGCGGTGCAGGCGTTCATCCCGGGCGAAGAGGGCGCGGCGGCCGTCGCCGGCGTGCTGAGCGGGCGCGTGAACCCCGGCGGGCGGCTGCCGGTGCAGATCCCGCGCATCGCCGGCGGCGGTCAGCACGTGTACCTGGGAGCCCCGCTGACCCGCACGATCGACCGCATCTCGAACCTGCCCACCGAGCCGGCGTTCCCCTTCGGGCACGGCCTGTCGTACGGGTCGGTCGACATCGCCCCCGGCATCCTCGACGCAGAGGCGATCGCCACCGACGGTACCGCCGCGCTGTCCACGGTCGTCCGCAACACCGGGACGAGCACCACACCCGTGGTGGTGCAGCTGTACGTGTCGGACCCGGTCGCCGAGGTCGCCCGCCCGGTACGCCGACTCGTCGGGTTCGCCAAGGCGACCCTGCAACCGGGCGCCGCCGCGGCCATCGCCTTCACCGTGTCGCCGGAGCTGGCGGCCTACACCGGCATCGACCTGCGCCGGCGGGTGGATGCCGGCACCCTCGTGTTCAGCCTCGGTCGCTCGAGCGAAGATCTGGTGTCCGAGCACGCCGTCGAGGTGGTCGGCGACGCACGGCACGTGGGTGCCGAGCGGATGATCGTCGCGCCCGTCACCGTCGCGGCCGACTGA